One part of the Thermococcus radiotolerans genome encodes these proteins:
- a CDS encoding DUF3201 domain-containing protein, protein MNVREIHKFLNEMWESMFTLNEELKLELPKEGFRVEDVEEAFGAYIFLDGEWRLMKYPHPAFEIKPQIEVGATPESYYFVVAVPKERINENFVGLFIELFPRSFIYGAQDFLSDVYNWRRDGRVSPREILEKIEASDEKLFQFEANFGSVEALKRGLMRLIETGKRFEIFDL, encoded by the coding sequence ATGAACGTGAGAGAGATTCACAAGTTCCTCAACGAGATGTGGGAGAGCATGTTCACCCTCAACGAGGAGCTTAAGCTCGAGCTCCCGAAGGAGGGCTTCAGGGTAGAGGACGTTGAGGAGGCCTTCGGTGCCTACATCTTCCTGGACGGCGAGTGGAGGCTAATGAAGTACCCCCACCCGGCCTTCGAGATAAAGCCCCAGATTGAGGTTGGCGCGACGCCGGAGAGCTACTACTTCGTGGTTGCGGTTCCGAAGGAGAGGATAAACGAGAACTTCGTCGGCCTGTTCATCGAGCTCTTTCCGAGGAGCTTCATATACGGCGCCCAGGACTTTCTCAGCGATGTATACAACTGGAGGCGCGACGGAAGGGTCTCCCCGAGGGAGATACTCGAGAAGATTGAAGCCAGCGATGAGAAGCTCTTCCAGTTCGAGGCGAACTTCGGCAGCGTCGAGGCGCTGAAGCGAGGGCTCATGAGACTCATAGAGACCGGCAAGCGCTTCGAAATCTTCGATCTCTGA
- a CDS encoding lysylphosphatidylglycerol synthase transmembrane domain-containing protein, with translation MDWKKYSLLGLGLLIIIFLVWWAGLEDVIEILKGARLEYFVLAILAYVAAVIMWALRWRVLLKSLGIEAPFRTIVAGLFVGVFINNVTPGARGGGEPVRMYYISKHTKQPYGHVFATIMMDRIMDVIPVVVMLLLSTVYVYNLGSFSLTLTLLLLDIFFAIITLATVGILLSEKKTKGILYWFYRLFGRIMPKKAAKYEEKFVHAVEVSVPQFQENFKLLMRHKVAFTLSLIYSFAFWFLVLLRSYFIFISINSPIKLLDVMVVQMIGIVVGMFMIIPGGAGIIEAINSAVYVLLGINKEIAVTATLLERLISYWAPTAIGAGIMTHFGIKVSQDKKRLEAEDDKDINDEPQ, from the coding sequence ATGGACTGGAAGAAGTACTCCCTCCTGGGCCTCGGCCTGCTCATAATAATCTTCCTAGTCTGGTGGGCAGGATTAGAGGACGTCATCGAGATACTGAAGGGCGCGAGACTGGAGTACTTCGTGCTGGCAATTCTGGCCTACGTCGCGGCCGTCATCATGTGGGCGCTGCGCTGGCGCGTCCTGCTAAAGAGCCTCGGCATAGAGGCACCCTTCAGGACCATAGTGGCCGGTCTCTTCGTCGGAGTCTTCATAAACAACGTGACCCCCGGCGCCAGGGGCGGCGGCGAGCCTGTTAGGATGTACTACATCTCGAAACACACGAAGCAACCCTACGGCCACGTTTTTGCCACGATAATGATGGACAGGATAATGGACGTCATCCCGGTCGTAGTCATGCTCCTCCTCTCGACGGTCTACGTCTACAACCTCGGTTCGTTCTCGCTCACGCTGACACTCCTCCTCCTGGATATCTTCTTCGCCATAATAACCCTCGCCACCGTTGGAATACTCCTGAGCGAGAAGAAGACCAAGGGCATTCTCTACTGGTTCTATCGCCTCTTCGGGAGGATAATGCCCAAGAAGGCCGCCAAGTACGAGGAGAAGTTCGTCCATGCCGTCGAGGTTAGCGTTCCCCAGTTCCAGGAGAACTTCAAGCTCCTGATGAGGCACAAGGTGGCCTTCACGCTGTCGCTGATTTACTCATTCGCCTTCTGGTTCCTCGTTCTGCTCCGCTCCTACTTCATTTTCATCAGCATAAACAGCCCGATAAAGCTCCTCGACGTCATGGTCGTCCAGATGATAGGCATCGTCGTCGGGATGTTCATGATAATCCCGGGCGGAGCGGGAATAATAGAGGCCATAAACTCGGCAGTTTACGTTCTCCTGGGGATAAACAAGGAGATAGCGGTGACCGCGACGCTGCTGGAGAGGCTGATATCCTACTGGGCGCCGACGGCGATAGGGGCAGGCATAATGACACACTTCGGCATCAAGGTGAGCCAGGACAAAAAGAGGCTGGAAGCGGAGGACGACAAGGATATAAACGATGAACCCCAATAA
- a CDS encoding COG1361 S-layer family protein, which produces MKKIGLILGLMLITAMLSGGVSASTGSPLFEGYLSKGEAILVGPLIVTLTDTQKDYGSGDYYAFLMIMKDGRILNAEYKTILVPDPQKIRRLLLDPEFLLAMAETQGYDVTQCEQYVNNTAEFNACLISTAYGFYQWLNSASPKEIGEAVVKTIEEHPELGISKEDILMEIMYPKVTPVREGETVEVNVDNRTVYVTVNEVYPNGVRISMSGPPEWRAATAPGMIISSVEMPSTVQPGDTVTIKVHLRNEGALKVRYINVFVTPTPMSFNDSSSIASAVSMALSQSGVSQSVFYPEGSAVQYIEYLEGKENATMTFRIKINPNADVGTYPLYVGVIYFTGLGANMRMVQSYNFVALTVKKPREAFIEITKVETEPMEISPGDTFTVRFTLENTGAEPVKALSLKISSYKVPVQGEIKNVDLSALSQLPIQGSEQLTGSLQDALNQIMAQLAKQNIEAFLPIGEDNVKYVAQLQPGGRVTLEFRIKANDRLENGIYPLRIELKYLTEPNEKEITDERLVGIDVTGRAQLILSKVSTSPGKIIPGTDNVEVDFQVDNVGTGTARTIIVKPMPQWPFSLSESSEQVIGLGSLGKGDSAQSSFKINVAENASSGTYEIPLLVTYTNDLGMAKNITLKVPIIIGSKPNIEVVSVRFDPEPLQGETVNVYVKLKNTGGEKATSVLIEGVVKADQPFTLDKRTDYVGDLAPGATGEGVIVLRIDGNAIPKDYNIQLRIRAVGDPTQGDDNVYVFERTVTVTVEKNTKTRTNLRNLAIVIGALVVIAVVYTYRKRSG; this is translated from the coding sequence ATGAAAAAGATTGGACTGATCCTCGGACTGATGCTCATCACCGCAATGCTATCCGGGGGCGTGAGCGCATCAACCGGAAGTCCCCTCTTCGAGGGCTACCTGAGCAAGGGTGAGGCGATTCTCGTCGGCCCGCTGATAGTGACCCTCACGGACACCCAGAAGGACTACGGGAGCGGTGACTACTACGCCTTCCTCATGATAATGAAGGATGGAAGGATACTCAACGCTGAGTACAAGACGATACTCGTGCCCGATCCGCAGAAGATAAGAAGGCTTCTCCTCGATCCGGAGTTCCTCCTGGCTATGGCCGAAACCCAGGGCTACGACGTGACACAGTGCGAGCAGTACGTGAACAACACTGCCGAGTTTAACGCCTGTCTGATCTCAACGGCCTACGGATTCTACCAGTGGCTCAACTCGGCATCCCCGAAGGAGATAGGGGAGGCTGTCGTGAAGACAATAGAGGAGCACCCCGAACTTGGGATAAGCAAGGAAGACATCCTGATGGAGATAATGTACCCCAAGGTAACCCCCGTCAGGGAGGGGGAGACGGTAGAGGTCAACGTTGACAACCGAACGGTCTACGTGACGGTCAACGAGGTCTATCCGAACGGGGTCAGGATAAGCATGAGTGGGCCCCCCGAGTGGAGGGCAGCGACCGCCCCTGGAATGATAATCTCGAGCGTTGAGATGCCGAGCACGGTTCAGCCAGGTGATACTGTCACGATCAAGGTCCATCTGAGGAACGAGGGCGCCCTGAAGGTGCGCTACATCAACGTCTTCGTCACGCCCACGCCAATGAGCTTCAACGACAGCTCCTCAATAGCGAGCGCGGTCTCGATGGCCCTCAGCCAGAGCGGGGTGTCGCAGAGCGTCTTCTATCCTGAGGGAAGCGCCGTGCAGTACATCGAGTACCTCGAGGGCAAGGAGAATGCAACGATGACCTTCAGGATAAAGATAAACCCCAACGCCGACGTTGGAACGTACCCGCTCTACGTGGGGGTCATCTATTTCACCGGCCTGGGGGCGAACATGCGCATGGTGCAGAGCTACAACTTCGTGGCGCTCACAGTCAAGAAGCCCAGAGAAGCTTTCATCGAGATAACCAAGGTCGAGACCGAACCCATGGAGATAAGCCCCGGGGACACCTTCACCGTGCGCTTTACCCTTGAGAACACCGGGGCGGAGCCCGTTAAGGCCCTCAGCCTTAAGATAAGCTCCTATAAGGTGCCGGTCCAGGGCGAGATAAAGAACGTCGACCTCTCGGCGCTCTCGCAGCTCCCAATCCAGGGAAGCGAGCAGCTTACCGGAAGCCTCCAAGATGCGCTCAATCAGATAATGGCCCAGCTCGCCAAGCAGAACATAGAGGCCTTCCTGCCCATCGGGGAGGACAACGTGAAATATGTAGCCCAACTTCAGCCGGGGGGGAGGGTCACCCTCGAGTTCAGAATCAAGGCCAACGACAGGCTGGAGAACGGCATATACCCGCTCAGGATAGAGCTGAAGTACCTGACGGAGCCGAACGAGAAGGAGATAACCGACGAGAGGCTGGTCGGAATAGACGTGACCGGAAGGGCCCAGCTGATACTCTCAAAGGTCTCAACGTCGCCCGGCAAGATAATCCCCGGGACGGACAACGTCGAGGTCGACTTCCAGGTGGACAACGTCGGAACCGGGACTGCAAGGACGATAATAGTCAAACCCATGCCGCAGTGGCCCTTCTCGCTCAGCGAGAGCAGCGAGCAGGTCATCGGTCTGGGAAGCCTGGGAAAAGGCGACTCCGCCCAGTCATCCTTCAAGATAAACGTCGCCGAGAACGCCAGTTCGGGAACCTACGAGATACCCCTGCTCGTGACCTACACCAACGACCTCGGCATGGCGAAGAACATAACCCTCAAGGTCCCGATTATAATCGGCTCCAAGCCCAACATCGAGGTCGTCAGCGTGCGCTTCGACCCGGAACCGCTCCAGGGGGAGACGGTCAACGTCTACGTCAAGCTGAAGAACACAGGCGGTGAGAAGGCCACCAGCGTGCTCATCGAGGGAGTCGTGAAGGCCGACCAGCCATTCACGCTGGACAAGAGAACCGACTACGTCGGAGATCTCGCCCCTGGGGCAACCGGCGAGGGCGTGATCGTCCTGAGGATAGACGGAAACGCTATTCCAAAGGACTACAACATCCAGCTTCGCATAAGGGCCGTGGGCGATCCAACTCAGGGTGACGACAACGTCTACGTCTTCGAGAGAACCGTGACCGTTACGGTGGAGAAGAACACGAAGACGAGGACTAACCTCAGGAACCTCGCGATAGTCATCGGCGCCCTGGTCGTCATAGCGGTGGTCTACACATACAGGAAGAGGTCGGGATGA
- a CDS encoding hydrophobe/amphiphile efflux-3 (HAE3) family transporter: MKLLRGAARVIVRYRVAFALIAIFLLVVSIYGIQNLRFESDLRTMLPENHPAITDYTTLQNEFQSGDSTLIVVKVDSIEPGGVYDIRDPKVIEAVYELEQRLRQREYVTDTMSIADIYMQVLGRLPKTEEEAKFVLDMLPPEERYQLVSRDYTTTIIAVTISREKKTETLVRAYKGIEEDINDVKFPKNVEVIQTGNIGITYRILELLQSDLNKTMAISFILVIALLLYFYRSPVKAVIPLIPLIFGVTMTLGFMGLMNIPLDLATTTIGAMLIGMGIDYGIHVTNRYYEERGKGRSIEEAAEEAVAETGKALLGAALTTIAGFAAMYLSSLPMLHHLATALILGLSLAALNAVVITPAVIILEEDIMKKLKGHYVVPEVRSHSGLVGKVFHNLGETIRKKPVAFLAAVFLITLFFGYGITQVTTEVRLEKFVPKGMPEIEALMDIRSDFGGQDELYVLVKANDVRNPAIVRGIYRFENQVKADSYYNGVFDSESIADVVHREYGYIPNEEGKIKEALGDYQGVSMVSSDYSMTIVKFKGDFGGESMDDFRRIMRYFEEETVRAQDTEFPPGTRLSLTGDIYLNYVLDQLTKVEINRISMYGTVFVVLIVLLLFRRPKVSMAMITPMFLGALWTVGFMGWAGIPFTQSLAGVISMIVGLGVDYGMHLTHRFLEEMNEGNPRPIVTSVESVGPGILAGALTTAGGFLALLAGELPTIHDFGTTLAFGIFASMFAAYLVTPALLQVFYGRNIGGGRE, encoded by the coding sequence ATGAAACTGCTGAGGGGCGCCGCGAGAGTCATCGTGAGGTACAGGGTGGCCTTTGCGCTAATCGCCATATTTCTGCTAGTCGTTTCGATATACGGCATCCAGAACCTCCGCTTTGAGAGCGACCTCAGAACCATGCTGCCCGAGAACCATCCTGCCATAACCGACTACACGACCCTCCAGAACGAGTTTCAGAGCGGCGACAGCACGCTGATAGTCGTCAAGGTGGACTCGATAGAACCCGGCGGCGTCTACGACATCCGCGACCCGAAGGTCATAGAGGCCGTTTACGAGCTCGAGCAGAGGCTCCGGCAAAGGGAGTACGTAACGGACACCATGAGCATCGCCGACATCTACATGCAGGTTCTCGGAAGGCTTCCAAAGACAGAGGAGGAGGCAAAGTTCGTCCTCGACATGCTCCCGCCGGAGGAGAGGTACCAGCTCGTCAGCAGGGACTACACGACGACAATAATAGCCGTGACGATAAGCAGGGAGAAGAAAACGGAGACCCTGGTGAGGGCCTACAAGGGCATAGAGGAGGACATAAACGACGTCAAGTTCCCGAAAAACGTTGAAGTCATCCAGACGGGGAACATCGGCATAACCTACCGCATACTGGAACTCCTCCAGAGCGACCTCAACAAGACGATGGCCATCTCCTTCATCCTCGTCATAGCCCTGCTCCTGTACTTCTACCGCTCTCCCGTCAAGGCCGTCATTCCGCTCATCCCACTCATCTTCGGTGTCACGATGACGCTCGGCTTCATGGGGCTGATGAACATCCCCCTCGATCTGGCCACGACCACAATAGGCGCGATGCTCATTGGAATGGGAATAGACTACGGAATCCACGTAACCAACCGCTATTACGAGGAGCGCGGCAAGGGAAGGAGCATAGAAGAAGCGGCCGAGGAAGCGGTCGCAGAGACCGGAAAAGCCCTCCTCGGTGCGGCGCTTACCACCATAGCGGGCTTCGCCGCGATGTACCTTTCCAGCCTTCCGATGCTCCACCACCTGGCCACCGCGCTGATTCTCGGTTTAAGTTTAGCCGCACTCAACGCCGTCGTGATAACCCCCGCCGTCATAATCCTCGAAGAGGACATCATGAAGAAACTGAAGGGACACTACGTGGTTCCGGAGGTTCGCTCGCACTCCGGCCTCGTGGGGAAGGTATTCCATAACCTCGGAGAGACCATCAGGAAAAAGCCGGTTGCATTTCTCGCGGCGGTGTTCCTGATAACCCTCTTCTTCGGCTACGGGATAACCCAGGTAACCACTGAGGTCAGACTCGAGAAGTTCGTCCCCAAGGGAATGCCGGAGATAGAGGCCCTCATGGACATCAGGAGTGACTTCGGCGGCCAGGACGAGCTGTACGTCCTGGTCAAGGCCAACGACGTCAGGAACCCCGCCATCGTCAGGGGCATCTACCGCTTTGAGAATCAGGTAAAAGCGGACTCATACTACAACGGCGTCTTCGACTCGGAGAGCATCGCCGACGTCGTGCATCGCGAGTACGGGTACATCCCAAACGAGGAGGGGAAGATAAAGGAGGCGCTCGGTGACTACCAGGGCGTCAGCATGGTCTCCAGCGACTACTCGATGACCATCGTCAAGTTCAAGGGGGACTTCGGGGGAGAGAGCATGGACGACTTCAGGAGGATAATGCGCTATTTCGAGGAGGAAACCGTGAGGGCGCAGGATACCGAGTTTCCACCGGGCACGAGGCTCTCTCTCACGGGGGACATATACCTGAACTACGTCCTCGACCAGCTCACGAAGGTCGAGATAAACCGCATCTCGATGTACGGAACCGTTTTCGTGGTGTTGATAGTGCTCCTCCTCTTCAGGCGGCCCAAGGTTTCGATGGCGATGATAACACCGATGTTCCTAGGCGCCCTCTGGACGGTTGGATTTATGGGCTGGGCCGGGATACCGTTCACTCAGAGTCTGGCCGGAGTCATCTCAATGATAGTCGGCCTGGGCGTTGACTACGGCATGCACCTCACCCACCGCTTCCTCGAAGAGATGAACGAGGGCAACCCCAGGCCGATAGTCACGTCGGTTGAGAGCGTCGGGCCGGGCATACTGGCCGGCGCCCTGACAACGGCCGGCGGCTTTCTAGCTTTGCTCGCCGGTGAGCTGCCGACCATACACGACTTTGGAACGACACTCGCCTTTGGAATATTCGCATCCATGTTTGCCGCTTACCTCGTAACCCCTGCGCTGCTGCAGGTCTTTTATGGAAGGAACATCGGAGGTGGTAGGGAATGA
- a CDS encoding LEA type 2 family protein, with the protein MVKRMNWKLVILGVVLILIVWIGYVVYAAVTAHPTVHATWGYVDEKTTEIWVEAKLSKPLLVPAEIENLSLSFMGIPVARVARFDYGATRTDVNMAIVIDNGNLVRSLVAYLDNGQTGDVELKLKGSLLKVIPINADIKQVISEDILAYLNFTADSKELAGGLVKSPALVETTFDWAGEQDGKAVLIAHMKFYNPNSYRIPIGNVSFDMYANDVKIGYGKTVETVVLPPKGYATLDVETFIEEDALPEVWATHVKNGEVSKVRADIYLDITVLGREYSIKLASYEETVQTDIMGGINDMLESLLSG; encoded by the coding sequence ATGGTGAAAAGAATGAACTGGAAGCTGGTGATACTCGGGGTCGTGCTGATACTCATCGTCTGGATTGGATACGTGGTCTACGCCGCAGTGACGGCCCATCCCACGGTCCACGCCACCTGGGGCTACGTGGACGAGAAGACGACCGAAATATGGGTCGAGGCAAAGCTCAGCAAGCCACTGCTCGTTCCTGCTGAGATAGAGAACCTGAGCCTGAGCTTCATGGGGATACCCGTTGCCAGGGTCGCGAGGTTCGACTACGGGGCAACGAGAACCGACGTAAACATGGCGATAGTCATAGACAACGGAAATCTGGTGCGCTCCCTCGTGGCCTACCTGGACAACGGCCAGACCGGCGATGTCGAGCTCAAACTCAAGGGGAGCCTCCTCAAGGTTATCCCAATCAACGCCGACATAAAGCAGGTCATCAGCGAGGACATCCTCGCGTACCTCAACTTCACCGCAGACAGCAAGGAACTCGCGGGTGGACTCGTCAAGAGCCCCGCACTGGTCGAGACAACCTTCGACTGGGCCGGTGAGCAGGACGGGAAGGCAGTCCTAATAGCCCACATGAAGTTCTACAACCCCAACTCCTACAGGATTCCGATAGGGAACGTGAGCTTCGACATGTACGCCAACGACGTGAAAATCGGCTACGGAAAAACCGTCGAGACCGTGGTTCTCCCGCCCAAGGGCTACGCTACGCTGGACGTAGAGACCTTCATAGAGGAGGACGCCCTCCCAGAGGTCTGGGCCACCCACGTAAAGAACGGTGAGGTCAGCAAGGTCAGGGCGGACATATACCTGGACATCACCGTCCTCGGCAGGGAGTACAGCATCAAGCTGGCAAGCTACGAGGAGACCGTGCAGACCGACATCATGGGCGGCATCAACGACATGCTGGAGAGCCTCCTCTCCGGATGA
- a CDS encoding RsmB/NOP family class I SAM-dependent RNA methyltransferase, with product MYAEAFPEELREYYRRLFGGEAEEIMSSLRTPVEKYYIRVNTLKTSRGKLMAILRREGLKPKRSPYLKEGIYFEREGPNFPDDYEPGLPVVRANKFASESVYQGAMLYAPGVLQADKKIKPGDEVEIRDPRGLLVGIGVARMSAKEMIISTRGLAVEVTLPKFKLPSLSELESFKEGLFYAQSLPSMVVAHVLEPSEEELIVDMAAAPGGKTSHIAQLMQNRGEIIAMDKSKNRLKKMEEELKRLGVKTVKPIHMDSRKLPELGIEADKILLDAPCTALGIRPKLWESRTPKDIEATARYQRHFINAAIKSLRRGGVLVYSTCTLSYEENEANVKYILGKGLKLEEQSIFIGSSGMGIDEVQRFYPNRHLTQGFFIARFRKV from the coding sequence ATGTACGCCGAGGCTTTCCCCGAGGAGCTGAGGGAGTACTACCGGAGGCTCTTCGGGGGCGAGGCTGAGGAGATCATGTCCTCGCTCAGAACGCCGGTGGAGAAGTACTACATCCGCGTGAACACGCTGAAGACGAGCAGGGGAAAGCTCATGGCGATACTCAGAAGGGAGGGCCTCAAGCCGAAGCGAAGCCCCTACCTGAAGGAGGGCATATACTTCGAGCGCGAGGGCCCGAACTTCCCCGATGACTACGAGCCCGGTCTACCGGTCGTCCGCGCCAACAAGTTCGCGAGCGAGAGCGTCTACCAGGGTGCGATGCTCTACGCTCCCGGCGTTCTCCAGGCGGACAAAAAAATCAAGCCCGGCGACGAGGTGGAGATACGCGACCCGAGGGGGCTTCTGGTTGGAATAGGCGTCGCCAGAATGAGCGCCAAGGAGATGATAATATCCACACGGGGTTTAGCTGTTGAGGTCACCCTGCCGAAGTTCAAGCTCCCCAGTCTGAGCGAGCTGGAGTCCTTCAAGGAGGGCCTCTTCTACGCCCAGAGCCTGCCGTCCATGGTGGTCGCCCACGTTCTGGAGCCGAGCGAGGAGGAGCTGATAGTGGACATGGCAGCCGCCCCCGGCGGAAAGACGAGCCACATAGCCCAGCTGATGCAGAACAGGGGCGAGATAATAGCGATGGACAAGTCCAAGAACAGGCTGAAAAAGATGGAGGAGGAACTGAAGAGGCTCGGCGTGAAGACCGTCAAGCCCATCCACATGGACTCACGGAAGCTCCCGGAGTTGGGAATCGAGGCGGACAAGATACTCCTCGACGCACCGTGCACGGCTCTGGGTATACGGCCGAAGCTCTGGGAGAGCAGGACGCCGAAGGACATAGAAGCCACCGCGCGCTACCAGAGGCACTTCATCAACGCCGCCATAAAATCTCTCAGGAGGGGCGGCGTTCTCGTCTACTCGACCTGCACGCTGAGTTATGAAGAGAACGAGGCCAACGTGAAGTACATTCTCGGCAAAGGTTTAAAGCTCGAAGAGCAGAGCATCTTTATAGGTTCGAGCGGTATGGGCATAGATGAGGTTCAGAGGTTCTATCCGAACAGGCACCTGACCCAGGGCTTCTTCATAGCCAGGTTCAGGAAGGTGTAG
- a CDS encoding NAD(+) kinase produces the protein MKFGIVARRDKKAALKLAYRVYDFLKVSGYDVCVDSETHRHLPEFQEEDVCPLEDFDVDFIIVIGGDGTILRVEHRTKKDIPILGINMGTLGFLTEVEPHEAFFALSKLLEGDYHLDERIKLRTYLNGRNIVPDALNEVAVLTGIPGKIIHLKYYIDGGLADEIRADGLIVSTPTGSTGYAMSVGGPFVDPRLDVMVIAPIAPIALSSRPMIVPSYSRIDIKNIALTREIILAIDGQFYTYLEPGTEITVRLSPRKAKFVRFTREVYPKYTMKIKRKF, from the coding sequence ATGAAGTTCGGGATAGTTGCCAGAAGGGACAAGAAGGCCGCACTCAAGCTCGCATACCGCGTCTACGATTTCCTAAAGGTCAGCGGGTACGACGTCTGCGTGGACAGCGAGACCCACAGGCACCTCCCGGAGTTCCAGGAGGAGGACGTCTGCCCGCTCGAGGACTTCGACGTGGACTTCATCATCGTCATCGGCGGCGATGGAACGATACTGAGGGTGGAGCACAGAACCAAGAAGGACATACCGATACTGGGCATCAACATGGGCACCCTGGGATTCCTCACGGAAGTGGAGCCCCACGAGGCCTTCTTCGCCCTCAGTAAGCTCCTTGAAGGGGATTATCACTTGGACGAGCGCATAAAGCTCAGGACCTACCTGAATGGGAGAAACATCGTTCCCGACGCTCTGAACGAGGTCGCGGTTCTGACGGGAATCCCCGGCAAGATAATCCACCTCAAGTACTACATAGACGGCGGCCTTGCCGACGAGATAAGGGCCGACGGACTGATAGTCTCGACGCCGACGGGCTCCACGGGCTACGCCATGAGCGTCGGTGGCCCTTTCGTTGACCCCCGGCTGGATGTGATGGTTATCGCACCAATAGCGCCGATAGCCCTCAGCTCGCGGCCAATGATAGTGCCCTCGTACAGCAGGATAGACATCAAGAACATAGCCCTCACGAGGGAGATAATCCTCGCCATAGACGGACAGTTCTACACCTACCTGGAACCGGGAACCGAGATAACAGTGAGGCTCTCCCCAAGAAAGGCCAAGTTCGTGAGGTTCACGAGGGAGGTGTACCCAAAGTACACGATGAAGATCAAGAGGAAGTTCTGA
- a CDS encoding lysylphosphatidylglycerol synthase transmembrane domain-containing protein yields the protein MDWKKAVFFIGALIVIGALINWAGAQGIAEILRDSDIEYFLLAILVYVLTLVAWALRWKVLLKGLGIKAPFRAVFSAIFVGMFFNNISPGAKGLGEFIRVYYLAKRVKSPYGPMTASVMMDRILDLVPIAVMMVAATFHVYRLGETGLTILIIVLDAVLIAFSALVIWLLMSETKAPGAVWWIYRLYHRISTRRAEKRKASFRNIAEVTIPRLQSDFRILSQDKMATAVALFHSFVYWGLTILRYYLVFLAIKYPIAPMDITVVLVVSMVVGMFAIVPGGAGIIEAVNSAVFIALGINPEHAVTGVLLERLISYWGPTVIGSFVTAGYEAEIPEEELPLPAPDEGTLKKKMEEKGESET from the coding sequence ATGGACTGGAAAAAAGCAGTTTTTTTCATCGGAGCGCTCATAGTCATAGGCGCCCTCATCAACTGGGCGGGAGCCCAGGGAATAGCCGAAATCCTCCGGGATTCGGACATTGAGTACTTCCTCCTCGCCATCCTCGTTTACGTTCTCACACTCGTTGCCTGGGCGCTGCGCTGGAAGGTTCTCCTCAAGGGGCTCGGGATAAAGGCCCCATTCAGGGCGGTTTTCTCGGCCATATTCGTCGGTATGTTCTTCAACAACATCAGTCCCGGCGCCAAGGGGCTGGGCGAGTTCATAAGGGTTTACTACCTCGCGAAGAGAGTGAAGAGCCCCTACGGCCCGATGACGGCGAGCGTTATGATGGACAGGATTCTTGACCTCGTTCCCATCGCCGTGATGATGGTCGCCGCGACCTTCCACGTCTACCGACTCGGCGAGACCGGCCTTACAATCCTCATAATAGTCCTCGATGCGGTTCTCATAGCCTTCTCCGCCCTCGTGATATGGCTCCTCATGAGCGAGACCAAGGCCCCCGGGGCAGTCTGGTGGATCTACAGGCTCTACCACAGGATATCCACGAGAAGGGCCGAGAAACGCAAGGCCTCCTTCCGGAACATTGCAGAGGTCACCATCCCGAGGCTCCAGTCGGACTTCAGAATTCTCTCACAGGACAAGATGGCGACCGCCGTGGCGCTCTTCCACTCCTTCGTGTACTGGGGGCTGACGATACTCCGCTACTACCTCGTCTTTCTGGCCATAAAATACCCGATAGCCCCGATGGACATAACCGTCGTCCTGGTAGTGTCCATGGTCGTCGGGATGTTCGCGATAGTGCCCGGAGGGGCCGGAATAATCGAGGCCGTTAACTCAGCGGTCTTCATAGCCCTCGGAATAAACCCTGAACACGCGGTCACCGGGGTCCTCCTGGAGAGGCTCATATCCTACTGGGGCCCAACGGTCATAGGCTCCTTCGTGACCGCCGGCTACGAGGCCGAGATTCCAGAGGAGGAGCTCCCACTCCCGGCCCCGGATGAGGGAACCCTGAAGAAGAAAATGGAAGAGAAGGGGGAAAGCGAAACATGA